The nucleotide sequence CTGGGACCTGCACCCTACCGCGAATTCAGCACATTGTACCATCCGTTTGAATGGCGTGGCTGGCTGGATTTCGGCACCGGGGCTCTGGGCGACATGGCTTGTCACACCATGAACATGCATGTGATGGCGCTGGATCTGTACGATCCACAGTCGATTGTCGCAGAACAGGAAGGCATGATCGAAAACGAAACCTATCCCAAGTCCACGAAGATCACTTATCAGTTTGGTGAGCGCGGCGAAGGAAACAAACTCTGCCCGCTGAAACTGACCTGGTACGATGGCGGTAATTTACCACCTGAAGAACTGCTGATGGGTGAGAAAATGAAATCGAGTGGCGTGGTTCTCGTGGGAGATGAAGGTAATTTTTATACGCCCGATGACTACGGCGCAGAATATGTGCTGCTGCCCAAAGACAAGTTCAAAGACTTCAAAAAACCGGAGCAGAGCCTGCCTCGTTCTCCCGGTCACTTTGAAGAATTTGTTGTGGCCTGTAAAGGCGGAGATCCGGCAATGTCCAGCTTCAACTACGCCAGCCGTCTGACAGAAACGACCCTGCTGGGCAATGCTGCCATTCGTGCCGGCAAGAAGCTGGAATGGGATGCAAAGAAAATGGAATTCACGAACGCTCCAGAAGCTAATAAATTCCTGAGTCGTGACTACCGTGATGGATGGTCTCTGTAAACTGAGATTATCTGGTTAAATAATAAAGCCCCGCGGGACACTGGTTCCGTGGGGCTTTTTAGTTTGAGATGAACGGATCAGCGAATAATATCTTCCAGCGCCGAAAGTGAAACGACTTCTCTTCGCGAGACCAGCGCGCGCTCTCGATTCGCGGCGATCCCGTGCAGACCAATTTTATGGACGTACGTTTCCCGTGTGGTAGTAGTATCGCGCAGATCATGTACGTCTGCATTTTCCAGAAACAGGTAATGCTGATCCTGCCCGATCAGAGTTCCGGCGATCACATACAGACTGGAAAGGTCGACGACGACCGTTTTTCCAATCAGCTGTGCCAGATACTGGGAATCCTCACT is from Gimesia maris and encodes:
- a CDS encoding Gfo/Idh/MocA family protein, with translation MSQRTTRREFIKQSSALGAAFWVSGQNLLAAEKSPLEKLNFASIGVGGKGSSDSKSAADNGNLIAICDIDDKRLLKAAARYPKAKKFNDYREMLTEMEGQIDAVTVSTPDHSHAPASVMAMKKGKHCFTQKPLTWSVHEARVMRETAQEHGVATQMGNQGTAKDGFREAVEVIRSGVLGNVREAHVWTNRPVWGKGVDRPPTGEPAPKHIHWDLFLGPAPYREFSTLYHPFEWRGWLDFGTGALGDMACHTMNMHVMALDLYDPQSIVAEQEGMIENETYPKSTKITYQFGERGEGNKLCPLKLTWYDGGNLPPEELLMGEKMKSSGVVLVGDEGNFYTPDDYGAEYVLLPKDKFKDFKKPEQSLPRSPGHFEEFVVACKGGDPAMSSFNYASRLTETTLLGNAAIRAGKKLEWDAKKMEFTNAPEANKFLSRDYRDGWSL